Proteins encoded within one genomic window of Ideonella dechloratans:
- a CDS encoding DMT family transporter: MRTSSSRGLAYASLAASMALVGSYVGLSKLLVAVFPIFLLAWLRFGLAALAMVRWVQRAPGEAPLSPADRRLLFLESFLGNFLFSICMLFGVAATSAVAAGVVMAGIPAAVALLSRLWLKEALRPRVMAGVVCAVAGIALLALSRHGSNAAAPAPRWGYGLLLGAVFCEACYMVIGKKLTAQVSPRRISALINLWGLALVTPLGLWQALRFDFGAVHAAHWGLLGFYALAASVVTVWLWMKGLRHVPAQQAGVFSVMLPLSATAVGVLFLGESLALAQVLALGLALTGLLLATWPQRNAPAPRTAS; the protein is encoded by the coding sequence ATGCGCACTTCTTCCTCCCGAGGACTGGCCTATGCCAGCCTGGCCGCCAGCATGGCGCTGGTCGGCAGCTATGTCGGCCTGTCCAAGCTCCTGGTGGCCGTGTTCCCCATCTTCCTGCTGGCCTGGCTGCGCTTCGGCCTGGCGGCACTGGCCATGGTCCGCTGGGTGCAACGCGCACCGGGCGAAGCCCCGCTGAGCCCGGCCGACCGGCGCCTGCTCTTCCTGGAGAGCTTCCTGGGCAATTTCCTGTTCTCCATCTGCATGCTCTTCGGCGTGGCCGCCACCTCGGCCGTGGCCGCCGGGGTGGTGATGGCCGGCATTCCGGCCGCCGTGGCCCTGCTCTCGCGGCTGTGGCTGAAGGAGGCCCTGCGCCCCCGGGTGATGGCGGGCGTGGTCTGCGCGGTGGCGGGCATCGCGCTGCTGGCCCTGAGCCGGCACGGCAGCAATGCGGCCGCCCCCGCGCCCAGGTGGGGCTACGGCCTGCTGCTGGGCGCGGTGTTCTGCGAGGCCTGCTACATGGTGATCGGCAAGAAGCTGACCGCCCAGGTCTCGCCGCGCCGCATCAGCGCGCTGATCAACCTCTGGGGCCTGGCCCTGGTGACGCCGCTGGGCCTGTGGCAGGCGCTGCGCTTCGACTTCGGGGCGGTGCACGCCGCGCACTGGGGCCTGCTGGGCTTTTACGCCTTGGCCGCCAGCGTGGTCACCGTCTGGCTCTGGATGAAGGGCCTGCGCCACGTGCCGGCCCAGCAGGCTGGCGTGTTCAGCGTGATGCTGCCGCTGTCGGCCACCGCCGTCGGCGTGCTGTTCCTGGGCGAATCGCTGGCGCTGGCCCAGGTGCTGGCACTGGGCCTGGCCCTGACCGGGCTGCTGCTGGCCACCTGGCCACAGCGCAATGCCCCGGCCCCACGCACCGCGAGCTGA
- the dusA gene encoding tRNA dihydrouridine(20/20a) synthase DusA — MTSRPEFPSVLSSRPSPWRLSVAPMLDWTDRHCRHFHRQLTHQTRLYTEMVTTGALRFGDQARHLDYGAEEHPLALQLGGSEPEELAHATRLARQWGYDEVNLNCGCPSERVQRGAFGACLMAEAPLVADCVRAMREAAEPSQAGQTALPITVKHRIGIDKEESYAFVRDFVGTVAEAGCEVFIVHARNAWLKGLSPKENREIPPLRYELVYQLKREFPQLTIVLNGGVKTSEEIAHHLAQVDGVMVGREAYHNPWLMADWDTRFWGASADPAADRDAVEQAMVRYMAERHAAAATPWAHIARHMLGLHNGLSGARRWRQVWSDHRLKGEPPEAVYQHAHRGAPAAA; from the coding sequence GTGACCTCCCGCCCCGAATTCCCCTCCGTCCTGTCCTCGCGTCCGTCCCCCTGGCGGCTGAGCGTGGCGCCCATGCTCGACTGGACCGACCGCCACTGCCGGCATTTCCATCGCCAGCTCACCCACCAGACACGGCTTTACACCGAGATGGTCACCACCGGCGCATTGCGTTTCGGTGACCAGGCGCGCCATCTGGACTACGGCGCCGAGGAACACCCTCTGGCCCTTCAGTTAGGGGGGAGCGAACCCGAGGAACTGGCGCACGCCACACGCCTGGCCCGGCAATGGGGCTACGACGAGGTCAACCTCAATTGCGGCTGCCCCAGCGAGCGGGTGCAACGCGGTGCCTTCGGCGCCTGCCTGATGGCCGAGGCCCCGCTGGTGGCCGACTGCGTGCGGGCGATGCGCGAGGCGGCCGAGCCTTCCCAGGCCGGGCAGACGGCGCTGCCCATCACGGTCAAGCACCGCATCGGCATCGACAAGGAAGAGAGCTATGCCTTCGTGCGGGACTTCGTCGGCACCGTGGCCGAGGCGGGCTGCGAGGTCTTCATCGTCCACGCCCGCAACGCCTGGCTCAAGGGTCTGAGCCCCAAGGAGAACCGGGAGATCCCGCCGCTGCGCTATGAACTGGTCTACCAACTCAAGCGCGAGTTTCCACAGCTGACCATCGTGCTCAACGGCGGGGTGAAGACCAGCGAGGAGATTGCCCACCACCTGGCCCAGGTCGATGGGGTGATGGTGGGCCGCGAGGCCTACCACAACCCCTGGCTGATGGCCGACTGGGACACGCGCTTCTGGGGCGCTTCGGCCGACCCCGCGGCCGACCGCGATGCGGTGGAGCAGGCCATGGTGCGCTACATGGCCGAGCGCCATGCCGCGGCGGCCACGCCCTGGGCCCACATCGCCCGCCACATGCTGGGTCTGCACAACGGCCTGTCCGGGGCGCGCCGCTGGCGCCAGGTGTGGTCGGACCACCGGCTCAAGGGCGAGCCGCCCGAGGCGGTGTACCAGCACGCCCACCGCGGGGCCCCGGCGGCAGCCTGA
- a CDS encoding phosphocholine-specific phospholipase C produces the protein MTDPRRRQFLQWMGASSAAAGMHPSIARALEIPAHQRTGTIADVEHVVILMQENRSFDHLFGTLRGVRGFADPRAITLPSGQPVWYQMNGDQLVLPFRPPVDNLGMTFLPDPPHGWNDTHAAWNLGRHDQWVPNKGLSAMTYHQRADIPFHYALADAFTVCDAYHCSLMGPTDPNRYHLWTGWVGNDGKGGGPVITNAEAGYDWKTYPERLEAAGISWKIYQDTGTGLTADGYWGWTSDPYIGNYGDNSLLYFHQYQNAVAGTPLADKAKTGTAIVNSNRDPNGLVTQFRQDVANNKLPQVSWIVAPEAYSEHPNHPADYGAWFVSQFLDALTANPAVWSKTVLFINYDEEGGFFDHMSPPTPPANSSLGASTVKTTNELYAGDSSHPAGPYGLGMRVPMLVVSPWSKGGWVDSQVFDHTSVIRFLEARFGVTESNITPWRRAVTGDLTSALNFATPNAKVPALPSTSAYFPADLERHADYVVVAPTNPQLPVQETGVRRARALPYALQANGHLKADKGLYVLDFINEGHATAVFQVRSRTTADAPRNYTVEPGQALKGQWDLLSAGASSYDLAVSGPNGFLRRYQGGTAKSAVRVETSVVYTPVPGDEGVTVTFSNAGKATVALTLVDRYSGQSQTLSLAAGAMQSVSWSLHRTFGWYDIVVTAAGDSSFQTRLAGHVETGKPSISDPMMGGLKLKG, from the coding sequence ATGACCGATCCCCGCCGCCGCCAGTTTCTGCAATGGATGGGCGCGTCCAGCGCCGCCGCCGGCATGCACCCCAGCATCGCCCGCGCCCTGGAGATTCCCGCCCACCAGCGCACCGGCACCATCGCCGACGTCGAGCACGTGGTGATCCTGATGCAGGAGAACCGCTCCTTCGATCACCTGTTCGGCACCCTGCGCGGCGTGCGCGGCTTTGCCGATCCGCGGGCCATCACCCTGCCCTCGGGCCAGCCGGTCTGGTACCAGATGAACGGCGACCAGTTGGTGCTGCCCTTCCGGCCGCCGGTGGACAACCTGGGCATGACCTTCCTGCCCGACCCCCCGCACGGCTGGAACGACACCCACGCCGCCTGGAACCTGGGCCGCCACGACCAGTGGGTGCCCAACAAGGGCCTGTCGGCCATGACCTACCACCAGCGCGCGGACATCCCCTTCCACTACGCGCTGGCCGACGCCTTCACCGTCTGCGATGCCTACCACTGCTCGCTGATGGGCCCGACCGACCCCAACCGCTACCACCTGTGGACGGGCTGGGTGGGCAACGACGGCAAGGGCGGTGGCCCGGTCATCACCAATGCCGAAGCCGGCTACGACTGGAAGACCTACCCCGAGCGCCTGGAAGCCGCCGGCATCAGCTGGAAGATCTACCAGGACACCGGCACCGGCCTGACCGCCGACGGCTACTGGGGCTGGACCAGCGACCCCTATATCGGCAACTACGGCGACAACTCGCTGCTGTACTTCCACCAGTACCAGAATGCCGTGGCCGGCACGCCTCTGGCCGACAAGGCCAAGACCGGCACCGCCATCGTCAACAGCAACCGCGACCCCAACGGCCTGGTGACCCAGTTCCGTCAGGATGTGGCCAACAACAAGCTGCCGCAGGTGTCCTGGATCGTCGCCCCCGAGGCCTACAGCGAGCACCCCAACCACCCGGCCGACTACGGCGCCTGGTTCGTCTCGCAGTTCCTGGATGCCCTGACCGCCAACCCGGCCGTCTGGAGCAAGACGGTGCTGTTCATCAACTACGACGAGGAAGGCGGCTTCTTCGACCACATGTCGCCGCCCACCCCGCCGGCCAACAGCAGCCTGGGGGCCTCCACCGTCAAGACCACCAATGAGCTCTATGCCGGTGACAGCAGCCACCCGGCCGGCCCCTACGGTCTGGGCATGCGGGTGCCGATGCTGGTCGTCTCGCCCTGGAGCAAGGGCGGCTGGGTCGATTCGCAGGTCTTCGACCACACCTCGGTGATCCGCTTCCTGGAAGCCCGCTTCGGGGTGACCGAGAGCAACATCACCCCGTGGCGCCGCGCCGTGACCGGCGACCTGACCTCGGCCCTGAACTTCGCCACGCCCAACGCCAAGGTGCCGGCCCTGCCCAGCACGTCGGCCTATTTCCCGGCCGATCTGGAGCGCCATGCCGACTACGTGGTGGTCGCCCCCACCAACCCGCAGTTGCCGGTGCAGGAAACCGGCGTGCGCCGCGCCCGCGCCCTGCCCTATGCGCTGCAGGCCAACGGTCACCTCAAGGCCGACAAGGGCCTGTATGTGCTGGACTTCATCAACGAAGGCCATGCCACCGCGGTGTTCCAGGTGCGCAGCCGCACCACGGCCGACGCGCCGCGCAACTACACCGTCGAGCCCGGCCAGGCGCTCAAGGGCCAGTGGGACCTGCTCTCGGCCGGGGCCAGCAGCTATGACCTGGCGGTCTCCGGCCCCAACGGCTTCCTGCGCCGCTACCAGGGGGGCACGGCCAAGAGCGCGGTGCGGGTCGAGACCAGCGTGGTCTACACCCCCGTGCCGGGCGACGAGGGTGTGACCGTGACCTTCAGCAATGCCGGCAAGGCCACCGTGGCCTTGACGCTGGTGGACCGCTACAGCGGCCAGAGCCAGACGCTGAGCCTGGCCGCGGGCGCGATGCAGTCGGTGAGCTGGTCGCTGCACCGCACCTTCGGCTGGTACGACATCGTCGTCACCGCCGCGGGCGACAGCAGCTTCCAGACCCGCCTGGCGGGCCACGTGGAGACCGGCAAGCCCAGCATCAGCGACCCGATGATGGGTGGCCTGAAGCTCAAGGGCTGA
- a CDS encoding enoyl-CoA hydratase/isomerase family protein, with product MHSDDFSPALCSGGQVLARRQGPLGLITLHRAAALNALSLGMVRDLTTVLLQWRADPAVQAVLVQGAGREGKPPAFCAGGDIRFFHQAALAGDPRLEDFFTEEYALNHLIHGYPKPCIALMDGVCMGGGMGISQGASLRVVTELSKLAMPETHIGLFPDVGGGWFLARCPGHVGEYLALSGEVLDAADAIAFGLADVQLPSAVLPALVEALGDGSSTTGAQLEAAVRARAVAAGEGRLAALQGQIDLHFSRPTLGDIITSLTGDDSDWARHTLGALHKRSPLMMAVALEQVRRARHLSLADDLRMERDLVRQCFQLRPGTASETVEGIRALVIDKDHQPRWNPSRVEDVTPDQVAAFFDSPWPAVVHPLRALD from the coding sequence ATGCATTCCGATGATTTCTCGCCCGCCTTGTGCTCGGGTGGCCAGGTGCTGGCCCGCCGTCAGGGGCCGCTGGGCCTGATCACCCTCCACCGCGCCGCAGCGCTCAATGCGCTGTCCCTGGGCATGGTGCGCGACCTGACCACCGTGCTGCTGCAGTGGCGCGCGGACCCGGCGGTCCAGGCCGTGCTGGTGCAGGGTGCCGGCCGCGAGGGCAAGCCGCCGGCCTTCTGCGCGGGCGGCGACATCCGCTTCTTCCATCAGGCGGCCCTGGCCGGCGATCCGCGGCTGGAGGACTTCTTCACCGAGGAATACGCCCTCAACCACCTGATTCATGGCTATCCCAAGCCCTGCATCGCGCTGATGGACGGGGTGTGCATGGGCGGCGGCATGGGCATCAGCCAGGGCGCCTCGCTGCGGGTGGTGACCGAGCTCAGCAAGCTCGCCATGCCTGAGACCCACATCGGCCTGTTCCCGGATGTGGGCGGTGGCTGGTTCCTGGCCCGCTGCCCGGGCCATGTGGGCGAGTACCTGGCCTTGAGCGGCGAGGTGCTGGATGCGGCCGACGCCATCGCCTTCGGCCTGGCCGATGTGCAGCTGCCCTCGGCCGTGCTGCCTGCGCTGGTGGAGGCGCTGGGTGATGGCTCGTCCACCACCGGTGCCCAGTTGGAGGCGGCGGTGCGGGCCCGGGCGGTGGCTGCTGGCGAAGGCCGGTTGGCGGCGCTGCAGGGGCAGATCGACCTGCATTTCAGCCGCCCGACGCTGGGCGACATCATCACCTCGCTGACCGGTGACGACAGCGACTGGGCACGACACACCCTGGGCGCGCTGCACAAGCGTTCGCCCCTGATGATGGCCGTGGCCCTGGAGCAGGTGCGCCGGGCCCGCCACCTGAGCCTGGCGGACGATCTGCGCATGGAGCGCGACCTGGTGCGCCAGTGCTTCCAGCTGCGCCCGGGCACGGCCAGCGAGACGGTGGAGGGCATTCGCGCGCTGGTGATCGACAAGGACCACCAGCCGCGCTGGAACCCGTCCCGGGTGGAGGACGTGACCCCCGACCAGGTGGCCGCCTTCTTCGACAGCCCTTGGCCCGCGGTGGTTCACCCGCTGCGCGCGCTGGACTGA
- a CDS encoding DMT family transporter: MSPVAPMMSHRRAVATMVLATLLWSIAGVVTRHLDSAASFEVTFWRSAANALAMAALLAWQMGPTALRRSLRQGGAVLWWSGLGWGVMYTAFMVALTLTTVANVLITEALSPLLTALIARFVLRQRLPLRTWVAIAMASGGIAWMHASHVAGGDLRHLVGTGLALLVPLCSALVWVLMQVNARRAAEHQQDLSAAVLIGAVLSAAVSLPLAWPLQASAHDMQLLSLLGVVQLAIPCAMAVAAGRVLKAPEASLLGQLEIVFGVAWTWLGTAEAPTPAVLGGGLLVLCALTANEGLALWRSRATAARG, from the coding sequence ATGAGCCCCGTGGCCCCCATGATGAGCCACCGCCGCGCGGTGGCCACCATGGTGCTGGCCACGCTGCTCTGGAGCATCGCCGGGGTCGTCACCCGGCACCTGGACTCGGCCGCCTCCTTTGAGGTGACCTTCTGGCGCAGCGCGGCCAATGCGTTGGCCATGGCGGCGTTGCTGGCCTGGCAGATGGGACCGACCGCTCTGCGACGCAGCCTGCGCCAGGGCGGGGCGGTGCTGTGGTGGTCCGGTCTGGGCTGGGGCGTGATGTACACCGCCTTCATGGTGGCGCTCACGCTGACCACCGTGGCCAATGTGCTGATCACCGAGGCGCTGTCGCCCCTCTTGACCGCCCTGATCGCCCGCTTCGTGCTCCGGCAGCGCCTGCCGCTGCGCACCTGGGTGGCCATCGCCATGGCCAGCGGCGGCATCGCCTGGATGCACGCCTCCCATGTGGCCGGCGGCGACCTGCGCCACTTGGTGGGCACGGGCCTGGCGCTGCTGGTGCCGCTGTGCAGCGCCCTGGTGTGGGTGCTGATGCAGGTGAATGCCCGCCGTGCGGCTGAACACCAGCAGGACCTGTCCGCGGCCGTGTTGATCGGTGCCGTGCTGTCGGCCGCGGTTTCGCTGCCGCTGGCCTGGCCGCTGCAGGCCTCGGCCCACGACATGCAGTTGCTGAGCCTGCTGGGCGTGGTGCAGTTGGCCATTCCCTGCGCGATGGCGGTGGCTGCTGGCCGCGTGCTCAAGGCCCCCGAAGCCTCGCTGCTGGGCCAGCTGGAAATCGTTTTCGGCGTGGCCTGGACCTGGCTGGGCACGGCCGAGGCGCCGACCCCGGCGGTGCTGGGCGGCGGCCTGCTGGTGCTGTGCGCGCTGACCGCCAACGAGGGCCTGGCCCTGTGGCGCAGCCGGGCCACGGCCGCACGGGGCTGA
- the typA gene encoding translational GTPase TypA, which translates to MSRQIRNIAIIAHVDHGKTTMVDQLLRQSGTFAEHEKVVDTVMDNNAIERERGITILAKNCAVSWQGTHINIVDTPGHADFGGEVERALSMVDGVVLLIDAQEGPMPQTRFVTKKALALGLKPIVVVNKVDKPGAKPDAVINAAFDLFDKLGATDEQLDFPVVYASGINGWSSLEEGEPGAQWGPDMSALFDTILKHVPTHQGNPDASLQLQISALDYSTFVGRIGVGRISQGTLKPSMDVLVMEGPDGKSFKGRVNQVLTFQGLDRVQVTEAGPGDIVLINGIEDIGIGVTLTSPTDPAPLPMLKVDEPTLTMNFCVNTSPLAGREGKFVTSRQIWDRLQKELQSNVALRVSETGEDGVFEVMGRGELHLTILLENMRREGYELAVGKPRVVFRDIDGVKCEPIEMVTADVEEQHQGGVMQALGERKGELVNMEPDGRGRVRLEYRIPARGLIGFSNEFLNLTRGSGLISNIFDGYEPHKGDIAGRKNGVLISMDAGEIFTYALGKLDDRGRMFVKPGDPVYEGMIVGIHSRDNDLIVNATRTKQLTNFRVSGKEDAIKITPPIELTLEYGVEFIEDDELVEITPKSIRLRKRHLSEHDRKRAARESA; encoded by the coding sequence ATGAGCCGTCAGATTCGCAACATCGCCATCATCGCCCACGTGGACCATGGCAAAACCACCATGGTCGACCAGCTGCTGCGCCAGTCGGGCACCTTCGCCGAGCACGAGAAGGTCGTCGACACCGTGATGGACAACAACGCCATCGAGCGCGAGCGGGGCATCACCATCCTGGCCAAGAACTGCGCGGTCAGCTGGCAAGGCACCCACATCAACATCGTCGACACCCCGGGACACGCGGACTTCGGCGGCGAGGTGGAGCGCGCCCTGTCCATGGTGGACGGTGTGGTGCTGCTGATCGACGCCCAGGAGGGCCCGATGCCGCAGACCCGCTTCGTGACCAAGAAGGCGCTGGCCCTGGGCCTCAAGCCCATCGTCGTGGTCAACAAGGTGGACAAGCCGGGTGCCAAGCCGGACGCCGTGATCAACGCCGCCTTCGACCTGTTCGACAAGCTGGGCGCCACCGACGAGCAGCTGGACTTCCCGGTGGTCTATGCCTCGGGCATCAACGGCTGGTCTTCGCTGGAAGAGGGCGAGCCGGGGGCCCAGTGGGGCCCGGACATGTCGGCCCTGTTCGACACCATTCTCAAGCACGTGCCCACCCACCAGGGCAACCCTGACGCCTCGCTGCAGCTGCAGATCTCGGCGCTGGACTACTCCACCTTCGTCGGTCGCATCGGCGTGGGCCGCATCAGCCAGGGCACCCTGAAGCCTTCGATGGACGTGCTGGTGATGGAAGGCCCGGACGGCAAGAGCTTCAAGGGTCGGGTCAACCAGGTGCTGACCTTCCAGGGCCTGGATCGCGTGCAGGTCACCGAAGCCGGCCCCGGCGACATCGTGCTGATCAACGGCATCGAGGACATCGGCATCGGCGTGACGCTGACCAGCCCCACCGATCCGGCCCCGCTGCCGATGCTGAAGGTGGACGAGCCCACGCTGACGATGAACTTCTGCGTCAACACCTCGCCGCTGGCCGGCCGGGAAGGCAAGTTCGTCACCAGCCGCCAGATCTGGGACCGTCTGCAGAAGGAACTGCAGAGCAACGTGGCTTTGCGCGTGTCTGAAACCGGCGAGGACGGCGTCTTCGAAGTGATGGGCCGGGGTGAACTGCACCTGACCATCCTGCTGGAGAACATGCGCCGCGAGGGCTACGAGCTGGCTGTGGGCAAGCCGCGCGTGGTGTTCCGTGACATCGACGGCGTCAAGTGCGAGCCGATCGAAATGGTCACCGCCGACGTGGAAGAGCAACACCAGGGCGGCGTGATGCAGGCCCTGGGCGAGCGCAAGGGCGAGCTGGTGAACATGGAGCCGGACGGCCGTGGCCGCGTGCGCCTGGAGTACCGCATCCCGGCGCGGGGCCTGATCGGCTTCTCCAACGAGTTCCTGAACCTGACCCGCGGCTCGGGCCTGATCTCCAACATCTTCGACGGCTACGAGCCGCACAAGGGCGACATCGCTGGTCGCAAGAACGGCGTGCTGATCTCGATGGATGCCGGCGAGATCTTCACCTACGCCCTGGGCAAGCTGGATGACCGCGGTCGCATGTTCGTCAAGCCGGGCGACCCGGTGTACGAGGGCATGATCGTCGGCATCCACAGCCGCGACAACGATCTGATCGTCAACGCCACCCGCACCAAGCAGCTGACCAACTTCCGCGTCAGCGGCAAGGAAGACGCGATCAAGATCACGCCGCCGATCGAGCTGACGCTGGAGTACGGTGTCGAGTTCATCGAGGACGACGAGCTGGTCGAGATCACGCCCAAGTCGATCCGCCTGCGCAAGCGCCACCTGAGCGAACACGACCGCAAGCGCGCCGCCCGCGAAAGCGCATGA
- the truB gene encoding tRNA pseudouridine(55) synthase TruB has product MNDTPVSAPRPRIVRRPVHGVLLLDKPLGLSSNDALQKAKRLFRAEKAGHTGTLDPLASGLLPLCFGAATKFSQASLEADKAYAATLRLGQTRVGGDMEGEIVRERPVEVTMAAIEAACARFTGPISQLPPMHSALKKDGKALYEYARAGIEVEREPRQVRIHAIDILGWDAAACTLQLAVRCSKGTYIRTLAEDIGEVLGCGAHLAGLRRTHSGGLDVAHAVTLDRLAELDEAGRDALLRGPDCMLADWPAVCLPMDEAGRFLTGMRRKVQTPDMPAVRVYGPNPSTFLGSAHVTAGELIPDRLLSPIEVQALLVNQKETP; this is encoded by the coding sequence ATGAACGACACCCCGGTCTCGGCACCGCGGCCGCGCATCGTGCGCCGGCCGGTGCATGGCGTGCTGTTGCTCGACAAGCCGCTGGGCCTGTCGAGCAACGACGCGCTGCAGAAGGCCAAGCGCCTGTTCCGTGCCGAGAAGGCCGGGCACACCGGCACCTTGGATCCGCTGGCCTCCGGCCTGCTGCCGCTGTGCTTCGGCGCCGCCACCAAGTTCTCCCAGGCCAGCCTGGAGGCCGACAAGGCCTATGCCGCCACCCTGCGCCTGGGCCAGACCCGGGTGGGCGGCGACATGGAGGGCGAAATTGTCCGCGAGCGCCCGGTCGAGGTGACGATGGCCGCCATCGAGGCCGCCTGTGCGCGCTTCACCGGCCCGATCTCCCAATTACCGCCGATGCATTCCGCCCTCAAGAAGGACGGCAAGGCGCTTTATGAATATGCCCGGGCCGGGATCGAGGTGGAACGTGAGCCGCGCCAGGTGCGCATTCACGCCATCGACATCCTGGGCTGGGATGCTGCGGCCTGCACCCTCCAACTGGCGGTGCGTTGCAGCAAGGGCACTTACATCCGCACCCTGGCCGAGGACATCGGCGAGGTGCTGGGTTGTGGTGCCCACCTGGCCGGGTTGAGGCGCACCCACAGCGGCGGTCTGGACGTGGCCCATGCGGTCACGCTGGACCGGCTGGCCGAGCTCGACGAGGCCGGACGGGACGCGCTGCTGCGCGGCCCGGACTGCATGCTCGCCGACTGGCCCGCTGTGTGCTTGCCGATGGACGAGGCCGGCCGCTTCCTCACGGGGATGCGGCGCAAGGTGCAGACGCCCGACATGCCGGCGGTGCGCGTCTACGGGCCCAACCCATCCACCTTCCTGGGCAGTGCCCATGTCACCGCCGGTGAACTGATCCCCGACCGCCTGCTCAGCCCCATCGAGGTGCAGGCCCTGCTGGTCAACCAGAAAGAAACACCATGA